ACCGCGGCTGGTACTTTTTCCGCGATCCGGAGAGCTACGAGGAGAAGGCGGTCAAGAAGTACTGGAGCGCAGACACGGCGGGCCTTGTGCGCGCGTTTGCCCAGGTGCTCGCGGACATCGATGTGTTCGAGAAGAGCCGCATTGAGGAGGCGGTGCGGACTACGGCCACCCGCTTGGGGGTAGGAGCAGAGAAGATCATCCACCCCGTGCGACTGGCGGTGTCGGGAGTCAGTGTGGGGCCTGGCTTGTTTGAGCTGCTCGAGGTTTTGGGCAAAGAGGTGGTGCTCCGGCGCATCCGGCAGGCAGTGCAGAGGTTGGGGTGAGTTTCCTCTGGGGAGTCGTCCAACGGTAGGACACATGACTCTGGATCATGGTATCGGGGTTCGAATCCCTGCTCCCCAGCAAGAGCCCGAGGCCAGGGTGCCCGTGACACAGAGGTGGGTGCGCAGCCGCGGTGAGCGGGCGCCCGTAGCTCAACTGGATAGAGCTTCTGACTTCGGATCAGAAGGTTGGGGGTTCGAGTCCCTCCGGGCGCGCCAGGAAGGGAGGAGGTATCAGGGTGCGATGAGCGGTCGCACCTTTTGCGTGCCTGGGAGCACCGGGGGCAAAAGTATTGACATTGTTGCTTTTTGTTTGTATATTGCCACGTCACGCAGCGGCGCGTTCGTCTAGTGGCCTAGGACGCCGGCCTCTCACGCCGGTAACACGGGTTCGACTCCCGTACGCGCTACTTGTCGCTCGCGCCCACGCTGAGCACCGATGAAGGCACAGTTCGGCGTGCGCGGGCGTGACTCCTCGTGAGCAGAGCACTGCAGAAATGGTTGCGCCCGTAGCTCAACTGGATAGAGCGCTTGGCTACGGACCAAGAGGCTGGGGGTTCGAGTCCCTCCGGGCGTACAGCGGCTGTACACGACGACGGTCATGGTGATGCACGACGGCGGCCACGAGACGTGGATGGAACAGGCCTTTCGCGAGGCAGAAAAGGCCTTAGCCAAGGGGGAAGTCCCCGTGGGCGCCGTAGTTGTGTATGAGGGCAGGGTCATTGGCCGAGGGCACAACTTGGTGGAGACGCTGCAAGATCCCACCGCCCACGCCGAGATCATCGCCCTGACTGCCGCCGCCAATTCCCTTGCCTCGTGGCGGCTGAACGACAGCGTGCTCTACGTCACCTTGGAGCCCTGCCCCATGTGCATGGGGGCGCTCCTGTTAGCGCGGGTCTCTGGCTTAGTCTACGGGGCGCGTGATCCGCGCTATGGCGCGTGCGGCTCAGTGGTCGACTTGGCCAGCCACAAGGAGCTGCACGCCGGCATCCACATTGTCGGCGAGGTGATGGCGGAGCGGAGCAGCGAGCTGCTCCGTCAGTTCTTTGCCAGTGTGCGAAAGAGGGCCCCTGTGGGGCAGGCATAGTCGCCAGCGCGTGCCACGGAGAGGTGCGAGAGCGGTTGAATCGGACGGTCTCGAAAACCGTTGTCCCCCTCCGGGGACCGTGGGTTCGAATCCCACCCTCTCCGCTCGAAAAGGACTGGTGATGAGCTTGGCATGTGCCCTGGGAGGCGTTGGAGAGGTGTCCGAGTGGTTGAAGGAGCACGCTTGGAAAGCGTGTGTACGAAAGTACCGCGGGTTCGAATCCCGCCCTCTCCGCTCAACAGGTACTGACAAGGCGACGTTGACGAGGAGCGGCGGTTGGCGATAGGCGGGGGGGCAGAGTTTTAGAGAGTGTGGGGCCGTAGCTCAGCTGGGAGAGCGGTACGTTCGCAACGTACAGGTCATGGGTTCGAATCCCATCGGCTCCACAAGGCTGTGCTAGACGGGGAGTTAGCGGTGCCCTGTAACCTGCAATCCGCTATAGCAGGGTCGAATTCCCACCCTGAGGTCCGCTCGCACTTGTCTACTTCCCCGGCAAGCGGTGTTGATAGCCCAAGTCCTGCGCAATAGATCCGTGCCAAACCCCGTCAGGACCGGAAGGTAGCAGCGGTAGGCACTTCGTCTATGTGCCGCAGGGGAGCTTGGCTGGAGCTGGCTGCCGGAAAGGGGCAGGCGCAGAGAGATCGATGGTGGGTGCACAGCCGCTGAGCTGACTCCCCAAGCTTGCCGGCGGAACGGTTCCTGTGCGGAGAGACGGATGTCCTACCTGGTGTTGGCC
This Calditrichota bacterium DNA region includes the following protein-coding sequences:
- a CDS encoding nucleoside deaminase, which produces MEQAFREAEKALAKGEVPVGAVVVYEGRVIGRGHNLVETLQDPTAHAEIIALTAAANSLASWRLNDSVLYVTLEPCPMCMGALLLARVSGLVYGARDPRYGACGSVVDLASHKELHAGIHIVGEVMAERSSELLRQFFASVRKRAPVGQA